Genomic segment of Vibrio celticus:
ACCAAGTGAGATAAGCCATGTCAGATTCAGCGTCATACAAGCGACTAAAAAAACTCGCAAAACTAGTAAAAGATGAAAAGTGTCTGAAGAAAAAAGGCCCTTTTAAAGTTGGAGTGGACCTAGGTACGGCGAATATAGCCATTGTGGTTGTTGATAAGAACAACAATCCGGTAGCAGGTGCGAGTTCTCCTTCAAAAGTGGTTAAAGATGGCGTCGTAGTGGACTACATTACCGCGACTCAGGTTGTTTCCACATTGAAACAAAAAGTTGAAGAGGGTCTCTGCTGTACATTGGATAAAGCAGCCACAGCCATTCCTCCAGGTGTTTCTGAAGGGAGTGTTAAAGTCATTGTTAATGTTGTTGAATCTGCGGGTTTTATTGTTACGGATGTGATTGATGAGCCAGTTGCAGCTGCATGCGCATTAAATTTACAAAGCGGTGCGGTTGTCGATGTCGGTGGAGGCACCACGGGCATGAGCATACTGGACAAGGGGGAAGTCACGTTTAGTGCTGATGAACCCACCGGTGGATCGCACATGACACTGGTGTTAGCTGGTGCAATGGATCTTGAATACGACCTAGCGGAGTCAATGAAGAAAGAAGCAAAACATGAAAAACAAGTTTTTTCCGTTGTTCGTCCAGTGGTTGAAAAAATGGCTAGTTTGGTTTCAATGTGGTTAAAGAGCAATTCAGCAGAACAGTTGTGGTTGGTTGGTGGCGCATCTAGCTTTAGTGAGTTTGCAGAAGTCTTTACCAAAGTGACTGGTGTTGAATCGCTCGCTGTACCTGAGCCATTACTTGTTACTCCGTTAGGCATTGCAATGAAAGCAAGCGAGTAACCACATTATGGAATCAAAAGATTTAACAGTGATGATCAGTCAGGTTGTTGACGATATTTTAGCGCGAAAATCGCAGCCTTCCAAAGTGATTCGAGTCATTTTGACTGGTCACGAACAGGAGTCATTACTCGATACATTGAACTGTATTAAGGCGTTATATCGCTCAGGGTTTGGTATCGCGGTGACGCTTTCTCATTCTGCAGAGCACTCGATCATCAAATCGGTGTTTTTACGTTGGCAGCAAGAAGACGATATTGAATTTTCGATCGATTCTTACCTACCTAGTGAGTTACATGACGATTATTACGGTGTCTTTTTTCCTGCGATATCAACCAATAGTTTGAGTAAGTTAGCATTGTGTATTCGTGACAATCTAGCGACCAGTTGGGCCTTTCATGCACTGCTCAATCGAAAATCGATCACAGCGACACTTAGTCATGAATATCAAACGGTTTTAGATCATGGACCTAATCCGTTAATCGAACAGATATCAACGTATGTTAATAAGGTTGAAAACTATGGGGTCAGGTTTATGACTAAACCCAAGGCATTACATATTGAACCCAAGTCACTGATTACGTTGGCTGATGTCAAATTGCAGCCTGAGGACCAGTCGCTGTCTATCGATAAAAATACAATCATTACGCCGTCAGCTAAAGAAGAGATTGTTCGTCGACGTATCAGCATTGAAAGAATCAATTAAGAGGGGTCTATATGTATTTAGCACAAGTCACCGGAGCGATTGTATCCACGACCAAGCATGAATCGCTTAATGGCAATAAGTTACTGTTGGTGACGCGATTAGACAATGAGCACCGACTAACCCGTGATACTGAGATTGCGATTGACTGTGTTGGCGCAGGAAATAGTGACATCGTTGTTGTCACCACGGGAAGCTCCGCTCGAAAAAGTAGTTGCCACCCAGCCTCCGTTACGGATGCGGCAATCGTCGGAATTGTTGACTCGTTAGAATCGTAAACATTCACATAAGGCGTTGAATATGAACGTAACTAGTAGATCGCACATAACTTTAAGTTTACAGGCAATTATTGAACTCGGCGATTTTGCCCAAAAAGCGGCGGAAAACGTTGGGATTGATATTGTGTTTAGTTTTGTCGATCACGCCGGATCTCAACGTTATTTTTTTGTCATGGACCAAGCGTTATTGGTTAGCCATGAGTTAGCAAGACAAAAGGCATGGACAGCGGTTGCATTGAAAATGCCAACATTGGATTTGACCGAAAAGGTATTGCCTGGTCAAAGCCTCTATGGATTACAACATGCGCCAAACGTTTGTTGTATTGGTGGTGGCCTACCGATATGGGAAAGCGGTCAACTATTGGGGGCTATTGGCATAAGCGGTGGAACCGTCGAACAAGATTGTGCTATTGCACAGGCATCCATTTCACTGTTCACCCGTTGATACGCAGAAATTCGATCATGTATAACCCCCAATCTTATTTAGTATTTACTTTTTGAGGTAATTATGTCGTCAGAAACACGTGTTTTAGTTATTAACTGTGGTTCATCATCTATGAAATTCTCTGTTTTACCAATAGGAGAAAATGAACCAGTTTTATCGGGTGTGGCAGAGAAGTTAGGACTATCAGACGCTTTTATTTCTATAAAAGACTCACAAGGCAAAAAATCTGTTTTCGAACTGGCGGAAGGCACACATGCCGAAGCATTAAAAAAACTGTTTGCCACTATGTCGACATTACAACTAATGGACTCTTTGTGTGCGATAGGACACCGCGTGGCGCATGGTGGCAGTGAGTTCAGTGATTCTGTATTGGTGACTGAAGAAATCATAGCGAAAATAGAACAGTTATCTGATCTGGCTCCTTTGCACAATCCTGCCAATCTTGTCGGAATTGAAACCGCAATGACGTTGTTGCCGACTATACCGAACGTCGCGGTATTTGATACTGCATTCCACCAAACCATGTCTGAAGAAGCTTATACCTATGCGATTCCGTTAGAATTACGCGATGAACATAAAGTACGTCGATATGGCTTTCATGGTACGTCACATCGATTCGTAGCGATAGAAACGGTGAAGCGTTTAGATCTGGATAAATATAATCACGGCATAATTGTAGCGCACCTTGGTAATGGCTCATCGGTTTGTGCAGTGAAAGATGGCGTCAGTGTGGATACATCGATGGGTATGACTCCGCTCGAAGGGCTAGTGATGGGAACACGCTGTGGTGATTTGGACTTCGGTGCTGCCGTGTATATCGCCAATAGTACCAAGCAGTCGTTGGATTCTGTTTACAGCTTGAGCAACAGCCAATCAGGTTTGTTAGGTGTTTCTGGGCTTTCGAGCGATTGCCGTGAACTAGAGCAGGCTCGATCTAAGGGCAATAAACGCGCAGCGCTTGCTATTGATGTTTTGGTGCATCGCTTAGCCCGCCATATTGGTGGTCACCTTGCTTCATTAGATCGTATTGATGCGTTGGTATTCACCGGAGGTATTGGGGAAAATTCGGTGTTAATTCGAGAGCTTGTCATACAAAAATTGGCGGTATTTGGCTTTAAACTCGATAAGGAAAAAAATGCAACGACGAAAGGAGGAGAGTGGGGCGTTGTTTCTACAGTAAACTCACCAGCGATTGTTGTGTTGCCAACGAATGAAGAAAAGGTGATTGCCCAAGATGCTGCGGCACTAGCCTAATCGTAGCTATAGCGCTAAACAATTTGTAATTAGGTAGAGGCAATACTATGAAAAACCCAGAATGTGTTATTAAATCGCATCTTACTCAATTGGATAAAAATACCATTGTTGAAAGAGTGAAACAGGCTGGCGTGGTTGGCGCAGGTGGTGCTGGTTTTCCTACGTATGTAAAGCTTCAATCTGAGGCTGAAATTTTCTTGGTTAACGCAGCTGAATGTGAACCTATGCTTAAAGTCGACCAACAGTTAATGGCGGAGAAATCAGCTGAACTCATTCGTGGTCTAACGTATGCGATGAAAGCCACCGGAGCGAAAGAAGGTGTTATCGCACTAAAAGCTAAATACCAAAAAGCGATTGATGCGCTAACGCCATTGCTTGCCGCTAACATGCGCATTCATATTTTACGAGATGTTTATCCAGCAGGGGATGAAGTCATCACCATTTGGCTGGCAACGGGACGCCGTGTTGCTCCGGCTCAATTGCCTATAACCGTTGGTGTCATTGTGAATAATGTGCAAACACTGATCAATGTTTGTCATGCAGTTGAGCATGAGCAAGGTGTTTTCGATCGTACTTTAACCATTAATGGTTGTGTGAATAACCCCATGACCATCACCGTTCCTATTGGCGTCACTTTCCAAGAACTTCTCGATTATGCAGGTGGCGTTACTGAGAGTGAGTTTGCTGTGATTAACGGTGGACCGATGATGGGGGCATTGGTTGAAGATTTGAATCAATGTGTCACCAAAACGACAGGCGCATTATTGGTATTGCCTCGTGATCACATCATTATTCAACGTCGTCTGAAAAGCGATCAACAGATCCTAAATATGGCGAAAACAGTTTGTGAGCAATGTTCATTGTGTACGGAACTGTGTCCGCGTCACCTAATTGGACACGAACTCGCACCAAGCCAAGTGATCCGAGCCACCAATTATAAAGATCTAGCGCAACCATCCACATTCTTGTCAGCATTAACATGTTCAGAGTGTAGCTTATGTGAAAGTTATGCTTGCCCAGTCAATATTTCTCCGATGCGTGTTAACAAAATTTTGAAGAAACAATTACGCGCGCAAGGTGCGCAATATTGTGGCGAGCTAAAAGACGCCGATCCCATGGCGGAATACCGTTTAGTTCCAACCGCACGTTTGGTCTCTCGGCTCAACCTAACGCCGTATTATCAAGAGGCACTAATGCAACCATTTGATTTGCCGTATCGGCAAGTTAAAGTGGCGATTAGTCAACATATTGGAGCGCCAGGCGAGCCGATTGTACAAGCCGGCGATAGAGTGACACTGGGGCAAAAGCTAACCGAAGCGAAAGCAAATGCGTTGAGTTTAGGCGTGCATGCGAGCTGTAACGGTACGGTGAGTGAAATTGACGCTCAATATATTACGATTCAAAGAGGTAGATAATGAAAGATACCATTGGTTTGCTTGAATTAAGCAGTATTGCAAAAGGCGTTGAAGTCACCGACAGCATGCTAAAAAGCGCTAGTGTGGAAGTGTTAAGTTCGAAAACAATTTGTCCTGGTAAATATATTGTCATGATCACTGGAGATGTTTCTGCAGTCAAACAAGCGCTAGAGCATGGTGAGATGATCGCTGGGCATCTAAAGATCGATAGCATTCTTTTGCCTAAGATTGATTCTAATATTCTACCGGCCATTTCAGGTGTTTCACCGGTAGAAGCTAAAGGTTCGGTTGGGGTAGTTGAAACCTTTAGTGTGGCTGCTTGTATTGAGGCTGCTAACGCGGCAATGAAAGCGGCAAACGTAACTCTAGTGCGTGTCCACATGGCGTTTGGAATTGGCGGCAAGTGTTATTTTGTCGTCAATGGTGATATTGGTGACGTAAAAAACGCGGTCAAAGTTGGCTGTAAAAGTGCGGGTGAGAAAGGATTGTTGGTTCATAGCATGGTGGTTGCCAAACCACATCCAGACATGTGGCAGCATCTTATTTGACTTTAAACAAGGCGACTCACCCGTATATTATCTTCGAAGGCATAGTTTTTATGCCATTGAAACCCAGATAATATTTGTCCTTATCATTGATTTTTTACTCTTCGACAGGGCAAAGTTGTCCTGTTTTTTTACTTATCCCCCACCCAAATTTTCCGCATACCAACATGCTTCAGAGCGTCTCCTATTTACTTGAAATTTAGTGTGATTTGTATCGCTGTAAATTCTTGTTTGTCACCACTTTTGTCAGCAAAAGAATCCTCACTTGGAGCAAAACATTTTGTCTCCATACTTTTATTATGAAATGGATTAATAAATAGGGCAGAGCCTACAGCCTTTCGTAAGGCTACTTTGCCAGAAGACTAAACATTTAAATTATCGAGGTAGTTATGCAACAAGAAGCTCTAGGTATGGTTGAAACAAAAGGTTTGGTTTCTGCAATTGAAGCAGCAGACACCATGGTTAAATCTGCAAACGTAACATTGGTCGGTTACGAAAAAATTGGCTCAGGTCTAATTACAGTGATGGTTCGTGGCGATGTTGGTGCTGTAAAAGCGGCAACTGATGCTGGTTCTTCAGCGGCTAGCAAAGTTGGTGAACTTGTTTCTGTACACGTTATTCCTCGCCCTCATACTGAAGTTGAAAAAATCTTGCCAAAAACAGTTGAGTAATAGAACGGAAGGAAATTGACGATGAAAGATAATTTTGTGGAACAGATTATTTCTGAGGTCATGAACACGCAACAGTCAGAACCTCAACAAAAGGTACCGGCAATAAATGCCGCAAGCGTTGGTCTGACTGAATTTGTTGGTACTAGTGATCTTGGCCGTACTATTGGTCTAGTTATAGCAAGTGTTGATAACCAACTGCATGAAGTGATGAACATTGATAAGAAGTACCGTTCAATCGGGATTATCGGTGCTCGTACCGGAGCTGGACCGCATATCTTTGCTGCTGATGAAGCGGTTAAGGCAACCAACAGTGAAGTGATTGCAGTCGAGCTTGCTCGTGATACGGAAGGTGGCGGTGGCCATGGTTGTCTCATCATATTTGGTGCTGATGATGTTTCGGATGTACGTCGCGCAGTTGAAGTGACGCTATCAGAGATCAACCGAACTTTTGGTGATGTGTATGGCAATGCAGCAGGTCACTTGGAATTCCAATACACAGCTCGTGCTAGCTCAGCGCTTAACAAGGCGTTTGGTGCACCAATTGGGAAATCATTCGGTATCACTTGTGCCTCTCCTGCGGCTATTGGTGTTGTCATCGCTGATGCGGCAGCAAAATCTGCAGTGATTGACCCAGTTGATTACTCGTCTCCAGCTAAAGGTACTTGTTTTAGTAATGAAGTCATCTTTACTTTCGCAGGTGATTCAGGTGCTGTGCGCCAAGCTGTGCTAACCGCTCGTGATGTTGGTCTTCAGCTCTTGGGGTCAATGGATTCGGTTCCTCTTCAGTCTGCGACAACCCCATACATCTAAATTTTAAATTTAAATTGAATGGGATGTTGTAAGGAGTATGAAGAATGAATGAACAAGACATTGCTCAAGCCGTTGAAAAAGTATTGAGCAAATACACAAATGCGACAGCGTCAAACGCAAAACAGGTTGCTTCAATTTCAGGTGAAAACTTAGAGAGTATTGTTTCTCAGGCTTTAACTGCCAATTCGGTAAAGCAACAAGCACCGAAATTTGAGTCAGCTCTAAGCAGCAATGTTGAGAGCATTGTTTCTCAAATATTAACCGAGAAACAGGTGCAACCTCAAAGCGTTCCTAGCCAAAATGTTGCGCAAGGATCGACACAATACTTAGGTTGTTTTGCGTCGATGGAAGAGGCGATCAGTGCAACGTCACAGGCTCAAGTCCAATACCGTCATTGTACAATGGGTGATCGCGCTTCGTTTGTACAAGGTATTCGAGATGTTTTCACTCAAGAAGATGTGCTTGAAAAAATTTCTCGTATGACAGTTGAAGAGACGGGGATGGGAAACTTTGAAGATAAGCTGACCAAAAACCGTATCGCAGCAGTGAAAACTCCAGGTACGGAAGATCTGGCTAC
This window contains:
- the eutJ gene encoding ethanolamine utilization protein EutJ; protein product: MSDSASYKRLKKLAKLVKDEKCLKKKGPFKVGVDLGTANIAIVVVDKNNNPVAGASSPSKVVKDGVVVDYITATQVVSTLKQKVEEGLCCTLDKAATAIPPGVSEGSVKVIVNVVESAGFIVTDVIDEPVAAACALNLQSGAVVDVGGGTTGMSILDKGEVTFSADEPTGGSHMTLVLAGAMDLEYDLAESMKKEAKHEKQVFSVVRPVVEKMASLVSMWLKSNSAEQLWLVGGASSFSEFAEVFTKVTGVESLAVPEPLLVTPLGIAMKASE
- a CDS encoding HFCD family protein — translated: MESKDLTVMISQVVDDILARKSQPSKVIRVILTGHEQESLLDTLNCIKALYRSGFGIAVTLSHSAEHSIIKSVFLRWQQEDDIEFSIDSYLPSELHDDYYGVFFPAISTNSLSKLALCIRDNLATSWAFHALLNRKSITATLSHEYQTVLDHGPNPLIEQISTYVNKVENYGVRFMTKPKALHIEPKSLITLADVKLQPEDQSLSIDKNTIITPSAKEEIVRRRISIERIN
- a CDS encoding EutN/CcmL family microcompartment protein, which gives rise to MYLAQVTGAIVSTTKHESLNGNKLLLVTRLDNEHRLTRDTEIAIDCVGAGNSDIVVVTTGSSARKSSCHPASVTDAAIVGIVDSLES
- a CDS encoding GlcG/HbpS family heme-binding protein; the protein is MNVTSRSHITLSLQAIIELGDFAQKAAENVGIDIVFSFVDHAGSQRYFFVMDQALLVSHELARQKAWTAVALKMPTLDLTEKVLPGQSLYGLQHAPNVCCIGGGLPIWESGQLLGAIGISGGTVEQDCAIAQASISLFTR
- the tdcD gene encoding propionate kinase; the protein is MSSETRVLVINCGSSSMKFSVLPIGENEPVLSGVAEKLGLSDAFISIKDSQGKKSVFELAEGTHAEALKKLFATMSTLQLMDSLCAIGHRVAHGGSEFSDSVLVTEEIIAKIEQLSDLAPLHNPANLVGIETAMTLLPTIPNVAVFDTAFHQTMSEEAYTYAIPLELRDEHKVRRYGFHGTSHRFVAIETVKRLDLDKYNHGIIVAHLGNGSSVCAVKDGVSVDTSMGMTPLEGLVMGTRCGDLDFGAAVYIANSTKQSLDSVYSLSNSQSGLLGVSGLSSDCRELEQARSKGNKRAALAIDVLVHRLARHIGGHLASLDRIDALVFTGGIGENSVLIRELVIQKLAVFGFKLDKEKNATTKGGEWGVVSTVNSPAIVVLPTNEEKVIAQDAAALA
- a CDS encoding 4Fe-4S dicluster domain-containing protein, which encodes MKNPECVIKSHLTQLDKNTIVERVKQAGVVGAGGAGFPTYVKLQSEAEIFLVNAAECEPMLKVDQQLMAEKSAELIRGLTYAMKATGAKEGVIALKAKYQKAIDALTPLLAANMRIHILRDVYPAGDEVITIWLATGRRVAPAQLPITVGVIVNNVQTLINVCHAVEHEQGVFDRTLTINGCVNNPMTITVPIGVTFQELLDYAGGVTESEFAVINGGPMMGALVEDLNQCVTKTTGALLVLPRDHIIIQRRLKSDQQILNMAKTVCEQCSLCTELCPRHLIGHELAPSQVIRATNYKDLAQPSTFLSALTCSECSLCESYACPVNISPMRVNKILKKQLRAQGAQYCGELKDADPMAEYRLVPTARLVSRLNLTPYYQEALMQPFDLPYRQVKVAISQHIGAPGEPIVQAGDRVTLGQKLTEAKANALSLGVHASCNGTVSEIDAQYITIQRGR
- a CDS encoding BMC domain-containing protein; this encodes MKDTIGLLELSSIAKGVEVTDSMLKSASVEVLSSKTICPGKYIVMITGDVSAVKQALEHGEMIAGHLKIDSILLPKIDSNILPAISGVSPVEAKGSVGVVETFSVAACIEAANAAMKAANVTLVRVHMAFGIGGKCYFVVNGDIGDVKNAVKVGCKSAGEKGLLVHSMVVAKPHPDMWQHLI
- the grpH gene encoding propanediol utilization system shell hexameric protein GrpH, which gives rise to MQQEALGMVETKGLVSAIEAADTMVKSANVTLVGYEKIGSGLITVMVRGDVGAVKAATDAGSSAASKVGELVSVHVIPRPHTEVEKILPKTVE
- the pduB gene encoding propanediol utilization microcompartment protein PduB, which encodes MKDNFVEQIISEVMNTQQSEPQQKVPAINAASVGLTEFVGTSDLGRTIGLVIASVDNQLHEVMNIDKKYRSIGIIGARTGAGPHIFAADEAVKATNSEVIAVELARDTEGGGGHGCLIIFGADDVSDVRRAVEVTLSEINRTFGDVYGNAAGHLEFQYTARASSALNKAFGAPIGKSFGITCASPAAIGVVIADAAAKSAVIDPVDYSSPAKGTCFSNEVIFTFAGDSGAVRQAVLTARDVGLQLLGSMDSVPLQSATTPYI